The Actinomycetota bacterium sequence CGACCACCGGCAAGCCGGAAAATCTACAACGAGCCATTATTCTAGCTGCCTCTTTCAGAGTGGTATCCTCGGAAACAGCTGTCAGGTCGCGGGTCATGATCTCTTTAATCTTCATCTCTTTACCTCCTTTAACTGCACCCAGTCAAGGAATTGCTCCACCTCTTGTCGGCTTTCTATCCTATTCTCAACCTTCCTAACCACAGCTATTGAAGCAGCCATCCCCAGTCGGATGGCTTCATCGATTACACCGCCCTTTGCCAAAACAAAAGCCATCCCACCTATCATAGCATCTCCTACACCCACTCTGCTCACTATCTCCACACCAGGGGCGCTCGCTTCCCATATTTGCTCCGGGGTCACCACGATATGATTTATATAATTGGAGCCGATGACCACGACTTGAACGCCCTTAGCCAAAATCCTTTGAGCAACTTCCAGTCTTCGGCGATTGGAATTGAGCCTCACCCCCATGAACTGGTCCGTAGCCCGGATATCGGGCTTGACTAGAAAAGGCTGAGCCTCCAGTCCCCTGATAAGGGCGGGTTCTGTAGTATTAAGGATGGTCTTTATCCCCCTTTCTCTGGCCATGGTGATCAGCTCAGCACAAATTTCGGGCTCCACACCTTGGGGGAGACTACCTGCAATGATGACCATTTCACTACGGGAAAGCACCCTCTTAAAAGTCCCCTCAAATTCTTGGATCTCCTCGATCGAAACAAGTGGTCCCCTTTCATTGATCTGCGTTTGAGTATGGCGTGCTTCATCTAGAACGATGTAGTTAGTTCGAGTCTCTTCAGCTATATGCACAAAACTTGTGGTGATTCCAGCTTTCCTGAGTTCCTCCTCAAGAAATTGACCGGAAGTGCCTCCAACAAACCCCATGGCGATGGCTTCGGAACCCATAGCTTGCAAAAGATACGAGACGTTTACACCCTTGCCCCCCGCCGTAGTCATTAAAACCTCTGCCCGATTTAGCCTATTCGATCTCAAGCCACGGACCCTTAAGATCTTATCCACAGCTGGATTGAGAGTTACCGTGGTAATCAAACCAATCAACCCCCTCCTCCAAACTATATCCAAAGTATCCCATTTAAAAACTACTTTCAGTCATTCTTTTTATCGTGTTTCCCTAATATTGCATTTCTGTCAAATCATACTATCTATCATTACGGCTTCTATTTCTCTTGAGCCTCGCCCGAAGCCACCAGAGCATATCTAGTACCTATGGGTCCTATCAATTCACAAACAGCTATGGCTGATAACTCTATAGCCGTAATTAGAGCTGCAAATTCCGGAAACTTGCTTTGGACGATGAGAACTAGTCCTATAGTAAGTCCAGCTTTAGAGAACATGGCAAATCCTAAATATTTCTGGACCACTTTTTCCGCACCAGATGCGGCGGCACCAACAAATACTCCCCCAACTTTACCAATTCCCCGGGCTATAATATATATCAAAGGTATTAACCAGTTTGCAGTGAGCACATCCAGGCGTAGACTGGCACCAGCCAAGGCAAAAAATACCACAAATATGGGTAGCTCCACATCTTCCAAGACTGTAAACACTTCTGAGCTATGGAAGTTAGCCACCGTCAATCCCATCACCATACAAAGCAACAGAGCAGAAAATCCTACCATCTCACCTATTTCTCCTCCCAAAAGCGCCGCCCCTACCAATAATATGAGAATCTCATGTCTATCTTTCACCAACTTAAGAATATAAACCATTATAATTCCCAATACGGCTCCAAAGATTATGGAACCGCCCACTCTAAATAATGGTGTTGTGAACATCTCTGTACTAAAACCTTTTATGCCCACTACCGCCACCACGATGCTAAACAATGCGATGCATGCTGCATCATCCAAAGCCACCACGGCTAAAAGTGTGCTGGTGAGTGGACCTCTAGCTTTGTATTCTCTGACCACAGCCA is a genomic window containing:
- a CDS encoding cation:proton antiporter, whose protein sequence is MAIHEQIIGASILLLAGYVGGKLARLIKLPAVAGYLITGIILGPNVTNLIPMSLNKTMGGIKVLGLALIALIIGGELHWEKLRRLGKSVGVITITQVAGAFIVVFLTAKFFLHLSFPVCLLLGAMASATAPASPVAVVREYKARGPLTSTLLAVVALDDAACIALFSIVVAVVGIKGFSTEMFTTPLFRVGGSIIFGAVLGIIMVYILKLVKDRHEILILLVGAALLGGEIGEMVGFSALLLCMVMGLTVANFHSSEVFTVLEDVELPIFVVFFALAGASLRLDVLTANWLIPLIYIIARGIGKVGGVFVGAAASGAEKVVQKYLGFAMFSKAGLTIGLVLIVQSKFPEFAALITAIELSAIAVCELIGPIGTRYALVASGEAQEK
- a CDS encoding 1-phosphofructokinase family hexose kinase; this encodes MIGLITTVTLNPAVDKILRVRGLRSNRLNRAEVLMTTAGGKGVNVSYLLQAMGSEAIAMGFVGGTSGQFLEEELRKAGITTSFVHIAEETRTNYIVLDEARHTQTQINERGPLVSIEEIQEFEGTFKRVLSRSEMVIIAGSLPQGVEPEICAELITMARERGIKTILNTTEPALIRGLEAQPFLVKPDIRATDQFMGVRLNSNRRRLEVAQRILAKGVQVVVIGSNYINHIVVTPEQIWEASAPGVEIVSRVGVGDAMIGGMAFVLAKGGVIDEAIRLGMAASIAVVRKVENRIESRQEVEQFLDWVQLKEVKR